One segment of Salvia splendens isolate huo1 chromosome 20, SspV2, whole genome shotgun sequence DNA contains the following:
- the LOC121782408 gene encoding U2 small nuclear ribonucleoprotein A'-like, whose protein sequence is MVRLTADLIWKSPHFFNAIRERELDLRGNKIPVIENVGATEDQFDTVDLSDNEIVKLENFPLMNRLGTLLLNNNRITRITPNLGEFLPKLHTLVLTNNRLTNLAEIDPLASLPKLQFLSLLDNNITKKPNYRLYVIHKLKSLRVLDFKKVKQKERAEAKILFASEEAEEEVKRQSAKIVPAETPSTQESAREQQTAKPAAPTPEQILAIKAAIVNSQTLEEVARLEQALKSGQLPAEFNINDDGNAPNGEATEQEDNMITDEKEANNEPNESEPEEKKDEPSEMEEE, encoded by the exons ATGGTGAGATTAACGGCGGATTTGATCTGGAAAAGCCCCCATTTCTTCAATGCCATTCGCGAGCGAGAACTCGATCTCCGag GGAACAAAATTCCTGTTATAGAGAACGTTGGCGCTACTGAG GACCAATTCGACACAGTTGATTTATCCGATAATGAGATTGTCAAGCTTGAGAACTTTCCTCTCATGAATCGCCTAGGAACCTTGTTATTGAACAATAACCGAATCACTCGCATCACTCCTAACCTTGGAG AGTTTTTGCCGAAACTGCACACCTTGGTCCTCACCAACAATAGGTTAACTAACTTGGCTGAGATCGATCCTCTTGCATCACTCCCCAAGCTGCAGTTCCTTAGTCTGCTTGACAACAATATTACGAAAAAACCTAATTATCGTTTGTATGTTATCCACAAGTTGAAGTCCTTGCGTGTTCTGGACTTCAAGAAAGTAAAACAAAAG GAGCGTGCTGAAGCCAAAATTTTGTTTGCATCAGAAGAAGCTGAAGAAGAGGTTAAAAGGCAATCTGCAAAGATTGTACCTGCTGAGACTCCTAGTACCCAAGAATCTGCAAGGGAGCAACAAACAGCTAAACCAGCTGCACCTACACCAGAACAAATTTTGGCTATTAAG GCTGCCATTGTGAATTCACAAACTCTTGAAGAGGTGGCAAGACTGGAACAG GCACTAAAATCAGGACAGCTTCCAGCTGAGTTCAACATCAATGATGATGGCAATGCACCTAACGGTGAGGCTACTGAACAGGAGGATAATATGATCACAGATGAAAAAGAAGCAAATAATGAACCTAACGAAAGTGAGCCTGAAGAAAAGAAAGACGAGCCATCAGAAATGGAAGAG GAATAG